The stretch of DNA GTATCCATTGGCAATTTGTCATCACCCTTCCGTCGAAAAGCTGACACTTGAGTTGCATGAAAAGTACCCATGCCACTCAATGTTTCTTCATTAATATCGATGTTGTCCACGGTGTATCGAGTGTAACTGGCGGTGCTTTCCGTAAAGTTCCGAGGCACAAACACATTTCCATTTTCCTTGTATCTTACAAGAACATCAATTGAATTATCCATTCTGAGAACAGTTTCATAACTGATGGAGTGACCAGCTGAGTGCAAAAGCTGCACAAGCTCTTTTGACCTAGTTGCTTGATGAACAGTGAGTCCCAAGCCAAGATGCTTTGGCGTTAACTTGCGTCCCCTGAATGCCACGAATACTACTATATCTTGGCAGATACTTAACACTCGAGTATTCATGTCCGTATCAGCTTCGTTTCCTTGTTCCTGAGATCCCGTACACAATAGGGAAAGCAAAATAAACAAGCTTTTTCGGTACTATGTCCTCGGCACCCTCTTGATTGATGTTACCAATGCAGTCATGAGTAGGTGCGGATTTTACGTCATGGTGGACCTTAACTGCTACCCGATACAGCCAACTCAACAGTTCGACGTCCAAATCTATGTCTTCAATGGCATCATTTCTGAGCTCATCATGACATGATTCGTCTCCCGCATGTAATTGCTGATTTGGTTCCGTAAGCAGATAACGCAGAGCTGCCTCGCCAAGATTTGAAGATACAATTAAATGAGGCTCAGAGGGCCGGGTTCAGTggtgcaacaaatgttgcagtaTCGTGCAAGCCTCTTTTTCGTCCTAACGTCGCTTTAATACAGTCCCCAACGTAAGCAAAATATTGTTCAGAACtgctttaaaaaatcaatgttcTGCGTTATCCTTTAAACCCTTCTGGTCCACAGCATTAGCGGACAACGAAAAATATCccattttaatgatttttaaaTGCTTTTATTTAAGGCGTTGTCACCTATAACAAGAAGTATATATTTCTGAGATCCGCGAGAGCAAAGTGctagattttaaaaatagtCTTAACGTGACGAATTTCGCAcagtttcaaatatttttcaatacTTTGATGACTCTTTTGcccagcctcgctttcatgctCCAAGAGcaaatatggtcacgtgattaTTCTAATGCTATGATATgatatcaggagcccatctggagcgtgcaacgtccatacagcgtctgtgaaacagcgttttcacaagtaggtttatttttagactagcccttcccgcgaattacgtcaaaaaacaaaggcagttccggttcggtgaccctatgacgtcagcttaatttcatGTAATGGTCATCGGGCtcatctccacgttgtccaaaaatgaacaaaaaatcaatgtgggaagttaaaaaaatttcaagatttctgctcacgggacatcaaatcctgccatcttgcggctgcaaggcgcgtgaaaggaacctcaccagagtactaaattcacttaataagtccacttaaacaatatttggcagagacgatttcacttcaaagatttaattgcaatatatttgggtttacagacactggccttattcgctaacgaagcccgattttgtcacattttgggtgtttttccggggcatgttctctccaaaacgaagtcggtgaccccccattttttttacatttctgacataactaactcattatcttacagtggtaaaagtttcagaaaaaaatcaatgttgaaaaaatttcgcgcgaacgtccttaaaagtgAAACTGCTGAGATTTCAGACTGGAAACAGTAATATCCTCCTTAATCAGGGCGACAAGACGAAAATTTTAAGCTATGTTTCCTGTTTCTACTCAAAATGTTtagggaaaatgaaaaataagcACATTTTGAAGCTGTGCCTCCTGACTACATACCACAGTGGCGTCAGCTCTAGTCACGAAAAGTGACATTCAAACTAATGGGTTTCTTAGACAACGTGTTGTCAAAATTGTGAACACAAGCAAATGAATTGCCAAAAGGAGGATGTATTttatttgcaataaaaaaagcCGTTTGTTTGACTAAGGCCTAACAAGACATccatccttttttttcttatagaAGCATTTTTTTGTCTCAAGTGTAACCTCTTTTTGGAGGGGTCGTCAGTAAAAGATGACTATGTTGGTTATTGATGGAAAGAAGTAATTGCAGTGAGACACTTGGCATTAATTTCCAAGTAATTAATATTTCTATaactcatgaaaaaaaaaaaccaattacTTGTTTGAGAACAACCTGAAATGTGGAAATAAGGCCGGAAAACGGATCTTTGGGCGAAAACGAGTTTATTTGTAACTTGGATTAATCGCTCGGAGGTCGGCTCAGTTGAAGGAGGATGAACCcacaatcaaatcattttcgtAATGAAATTAGATTACGAAAAGATTCTTGGAAATAAGGGaactggtcaaaactactatactcgaacaggacccacctttGGGGTAAAGGGGttctcaaagacaccacctatCTTCAAACTTATCACGCGAACATTAccgacaacattttattggcttttaaatttgagttgacacaggaatattcagctagaaagagtcggcattactagacaaacaagaaaagtgaggtttgaatctcacTGTAATTTTTCACTGCTGGATAGAGGGGTGGCTATGCAATATAGACACCATCTTTTGACGTTAAGCAAGTGGGGTGCAGGCAGACACCACCAAGGcatctattttgtggtttggtgggtcctgttcgagtgtagtagttttgaccacttccctaAGTTAGGCTTAGCCACGTTAACAATTCACTTGAAAATTGGTTTGTCTCAGCTACTTTTACAGAGGAGTCATAACTGCATTTCCAGCCAGTTGGAAACTGCTTCAGCCTGGTTACGCCGGAAATTTATTCCACTGACTTTACACTAGTAGGTAAAGTTTGTCTGGCAGACGAGGGATTCCATTGACGAGAGACGGTTTGGCCGAATAATGAAAAGATCTGGCATCGCGTTTAACGAAAAAGTCAACCGCTCAGGctgaaatttccaatttccaAAAAAAGTATCAAAGAATCATATTTAACCCTTGAACTCCCATGATCTAAAAGTGCATTCTCCTAACTACTTTCCTAGATTTCTTCGTTGGAccgtcatgagaatttggtgttatatcaggaTCACATCCTTAAGCTGATAACAACGTTCATTCTTAATACATGTCTACCTGACAATGTATTGTAGTTGAGGGGAGAATTTAAATACTGATCATGATCAATCATGGGAGTCAAGGGGTTTCTCTAGCTCATTTTTCCCCTTTTATTTagcaattatcctgcgaaatcgcttggaatatcgcctgatacttagccgaagGAACGGTAGCTCCCATTGGAACCACGTgcacattcctttcccattgttttgACGGTAAGccaatagacccttccacggttttcgGCGCCATCTGGATCGGGGAGCAAACACGGCAGAATTTACGTAAATGTATGAGATTTTgaccgactttgaaccgctgtagcgccgctaaaaagagacagatttccacagtgatagtgtcttttaaaagacatttatactgagattattttcatgaaatataaagaacagattcaggaTACAACAACCATAAACGAATTTTTTAAGATCCCACAAAAACTCTTCTAAAATCATCACggcaaattgccgcgaaattagaagTAACATGAGCAGATTCATTATTCGAATTTACGACGTCATACCTTCCTCgatggccttattttctgttgaatgaatgatatcattAAAACTATTAACCGTAACGGCAAAAGCCGGAAATCTGgctctttttagcggcgctacagcggttcaaagtcggccaaaatcccattacatttactgtaaatttaacTGTGTTTCCAATCCCCCATACAAGATGGCGGtaaaaaaccgtggaagggtctattgaGTGTGAGGAAAATCATTCATTGTGATTTTCTGGCGGCCCTATGTAGGTATTTGGATTGAAATGCCGAAAAACTCTCGACCGCCCAAGAAGAAtcgaaatatttatttttgccGCTTCAAAACTGTGGAATATGCTGCCACGTGAAATCTGCTCTATTTCTGAAATTAACACTTTTAAACGTCATTTTGAATAGCATCGTTTTAGCAATGCATATTCCTGAATTTTATTCAATCTTTCCTTTCAATTACGTGATTTATATTTTATTCTATATGGTATA from Montipora capricornis isolate CH-2021 chromosome 9, ASM3666992v2, whole genome shotgun sequence encodes:
- the LOC138016289 gene encoding uncharacterized protein; its protein translation is MGYFSLSANAVDQKALRYLLTEPNQQLHAGDESCHDELRNDAIEDIDLDVELLSWLYRVAVKVHHDVKSAPTHDCIGNINQEGAEDIVPKKLVYFAFPEADTDMNTRVLSICQDIVVFVAFRGRKLTPKHLGLGLTVHQATRSKELVQLLHSAGHSISYETVLRMDNSIDVLVRYKENGNVFVPRNFTESTASYTRYTVDNIDINEETLSGMGTFHATQVSAFRRKGDDKLPMDTRVIPKSARRLDFEVPQLHELCQVSLEKTKPEPVIEEPVEKAWYKPVQEKIDESY